One window of Gemmatimonadales bacterium genomic DNA carries:
- a CDS encoding BsuPI-related putative proteinase inhibitor produces MLHAAALAATLVLDSMTLHLSVPAHVRAGEPVPVTLSVTNSGASPVTLYLKGRPTAFDIIVRRKGGAVVWRRLRGATLVMVLRVETVPAGGSLLFEDVWHQETQAGAPVEPGDYTVTGELPTDQPEPLRTAPVLLRIDP; encoded by the coding sequence GTGCTCCACGCCGCCGCCCTGGCCGCCACGCTCGTCCTCGATTCGATGACGCTGCATCTCTCGGTTCCCGCCCATGTCCGCGCGGGAGAGCCGGTGCCGGTGACGCTCAGCGTCACCAATTCCGGCGCTTCTCCGGTCACCCTCTATCTCAAGGGGCGGCCGACTGCGTTCGATATCATCGTGCGACGGAAGGGCGGCGCGGTAGTCTGGCGTCGCCTGCGCGGGGCGACGCTGGTGATGGTACTCCGGGTCGAGACGGTGCCGGCGGGCGGATCGCTCCTGTTCGAGGACGTCTGGCATCAAGAGACCCAGGCAGGGGCGCCGGTCGAGCCGGGAGACTACACCGTGACCGGTGAGCTGCCGACCGACCAGCCCGAACCACTGCGGACGGCGCCGGTTCTCTTGCGTATCGATCCCTAA
- a CDS encoding ACT domain-containing protein, producing MAQRELLLLSATEPDRLGLVADLTGFIADLGCNVEDSRVVVLGGYAGLMVLVSGEPAQLQAVVSGLDRLQDQHGIRATPLRVATRRADVPSAPEVVVHARAIDHAGIIHALAETVRRHGGNLLELESAAESAPMSGEPLFRLRMNLRLPETEPARADLWRELEAVANGQGVELEVHPARAAEGDTILHGPERRARSRDAK from the coding sequence ATGGCCCAACGTGAGCTGCTCCTCCTCTCCGCCACCGAGCCCGACCGCCTCGGGCTGGTGGCCGACCTGACCGGATTCATCGCCGACCTGGGCTGCAACGTGGAGGACAGCCGGGTCGTGGTGCTCGGCGGTTACGCAGGGCTGATGGTGCTCGTCTCCGGTGAGCCGGCCCAGCTTCAGGCGGTCGTGAGTGGGCTCGACCGGCTCCAGGACCAACACGGTATCCGCGCCACCCCGCTGCGGGTGGCAACCAGGCGGGCGGACGTGCCGTCCGCGCCGGAGGTGGTGGTGCACGCCCGGGCAATCGACCACGCGGGCATCATCCACGCGCTCGCCGAAACGGTGCGCCGGCACGGAGGGAACCTGCTGGAGCTCGAATCGGCCGCCGAGTCCGCGCCGATGAGTGGCGAGCCGCTGTTCCGGCTTCGGATGAACCTGCGTCTGCCGGAGACGGAGCCCGCCCGGGCGGACCTGTGGCGCGAGCTGGAGGCGGTGGCCAACGGGCAGGGAGTGGAGCTGGAGGTGCATCCCGCCCGGGCGGCTGAGGGCGACACCATCCTGCACGGGCCCGAGCGCCGGGCGCGGTCGCGCGACGCGAAGTGA